A stretch of Aedes aegypti strain LVP_AGWG chromosome 2, AaegL5.0 Primary Assembly, whole genome shotgun sequence DNA encodes these proteins:
- the LOC5577556 gene encoding uncharacterized protein LOC5577556 isoform X2, with translation MNIVTFVASDHHPMGVGKTYKVVIDSSTTLHLNVTDYIPSRHIALEAHTGFLRPRLEFWFFSHRNRRHLPAIDDKPSPKRPSVPNDPKNTTIIVDIRSTSRVSRNQSFPIELESHPEWPSSSSTELPPQTGVHNGNGGRQQHHHHQHPRGCCSRSRRRWIGQRKVMDDSIHWDACCVTWWNDISVGHFGTWS, from the exons ATGAACATCGTAACGTTCGTCGCTAGTGATCACCACCCCATGGGCGTTGGTAAAACGTATAAGGTTGTTATAG ATTCTTCTACAACCCTGCACCTCAACGTAACCGATTACATTCCATCCCGTCACATTGCACTGGAAGCACACACTGGTTTTCTTCGTCCACGccttgaattttggtttttcagCCACCGCAATCGAAGGCATTTGCCCGCCATCGACGATAAACCATCGCCGAAGCGACCTTCTGTGCCAAATGACCCAAAAAACACGACCATCATCGTCGATATCAGAAGTaccagtagagtaag CCGCAACCAAAGTTTTCCCATCGAACTAGAATCGCATCCGGAGTGGCCGTCGTCGTCATCCACGGAATTGCCACCGCAAACGGGTGTTCATAATGGCAATGGTGGTCGTCAGCAgcaccatcatcatcagcatCCTCGTGGTTGCTGCAGTCGTAGTCGTCGCCGTTGGATTGGCCAGCGCAAGGTCATGGACGACAG CATACACTGGGACGCTTGTTGCGTCACATGGTGGAACGACATTTCCGTCGGTCACTTCGGCACCTGGAGCTGA
- the LOC5577556 gene encoding uncharacterized protein LOC5577556 isoform X1 yields MNIVTFVASDHHPMGVGKTYKVVIDSSTTLHLNVTDYIPSRHIALEAHTGFLRPRLEFWFFSHRNRRHLPAIDDKPSPKRPSVPNDPKNTTIIVDIRSTSRVSRNQSFPIELESHPEWPSSSSTELPPQTGVHNGNGGRQQHHHHQHPRGCCSRSRRRWIGQRKVMDDRCGEAVKPTANVISGHVEHHRCHHHHHQHKAQNFQQPENGQSSLGLKFYFKHNSFLFQHTLGRLLRHMVERHFRRSLRHLELMLDDMDVLHRKLYRSPNFKLEST; encoded by the exons ATGAACATCGTAACGTTCGTCGCTAGTGATCACCACCCCATGGGCGTTGGTAAAACGTATAAGGTTGTTATAG ATTCTTCTACAACCCTGCACCTCAACGTAACCGATTACATTCCATCCCGTCACATTGCACTGGAAGCACACACTGGTTTTCTTCGTCCACGccttgaattttggtttttcagCCACCGCAATCGAAGGCATTTGCCCGCCATCGACGATAAACCATCGCCGAAGCGACCTTCTGTGCCAAATGACCCAAAAAACACGACCATCATCGTCGATATCAGAAGTaccagtagagtaag CCGCAACCAAAGTTTTCCCATCGAACTAGAATCGCATCCGGAGTGGCCGTCGTCGTCATCCACGGAATTGCCACCGCAAACGGGTGTTCATAATGGCAATGGTGGTCGTCAGCAgcaccatcatcatcagcatCCTCGTGGTTGCTGCAGTCGTAGTCGTCGCCGTTGGATTGGCCAGCGCAAGGTCATGGACGACAGGTGCGGCGAAGCGGTGAAACCAACCGCAAACGTCATTAGTGGCCATGTGGAACACCATCGttgccatcatcatcatcatcagcataAAGCGCAGAACTTTCAGCAGCCGGAAAATGGCCAGAGTAGCCTCGGTTTGAAgttttatttcaaacataacTCATTTTTATTTCAG CATACACTGGGACGCTTGTTGCGTCACATGGTGGAACGACATTTCCGTCGGTCACTTCGGCACCTGGAGCTGATGCTAGACGACATGGACGTGCTTCATCGGAAACTGTACCGTTCGCCAAACTTCAAACTGGAATCCACCTAA